A single genomic interval of Candidatus Methylomirabilota bacterium harbors:
- the tpiA gene encoding triose-phosphate isomerase: MMRTPLVIGNWKMHGTQAMARELAQAVRDGLKRPRGVEVAVCPPFTALPAAAEVLKGAAVTLGAQNCHWEGQGAFTGEISPAMLAELGCRWVLLGHSERRHVFRETDEEINRKMTAALRHGIAPVLCVGETEEERRQGLTFTVVEGQLRAAWAGLSSEDLARCVLAYEPVWAIGTGAVATPAQAAEVHRYLRGLVSEVASKELAQSVRILYGGSVKADNAQALTQEPDIDGVLVGGASLQASSFITIAKKSAARSGASKE; encoded by the coding sequence ATGATGCGCACGCCGCTCGTCATCGGCAACTGGAAGATGCACGGCACCCAGGCGATGGCCCGCGAGCTGGCGCAGGCCGTCCGCGATGGTCTCAAGCGGCCGCGCGGGGTCGAGGTCGCGGTGTGCCCGCCCTTCACCGCGCTGCCCGCGGCCGCCGAGGTGCTGAAGGGGGCGGCGGTGACGCTCGGCGCGCAGAACTGCCACTGGGAGGGCCAGGGCGCCTTCACCGGCGAGATCTCGCCGGCCATGCTCGCGGAGCTGGGTTGCCGATGGGTGCTGCTCGGCCACTCGGAGCGGCGCCACGTGTTCCGGGAGACCGACGAGGAGATCAACCGCAAGATGACGGCGGCGCTGCGCCACGGCATCGCGCCGGTGCTCTGTGTGGGGGAGACCGAGGAGGAGCGCCGTCAAGGGCTCACCTTCACGGTCGTGGAAGGACAGCTGCGGGCGGCCTGGGCGGGCCTGTCGTCCGAGGACCTCGCGCGCTGCGTGCTCGCCTACGAGCCGGTGTGGGCGATCGGCACCGGGGCGGTGGCGACACCCGCGCAGGCCGCCGAGGTACACCGGTATCTGCGTGGTCTGGTCTCGGAGGTCGCGTCCAAGGAGCTGGCCCAGTCGGTGCGCATCCTCTATGGGGGCAGCGTGAAGGCCGACAACGCGCAGGCGCTGACCCAGGAGCCCGACATCGACGGCGTCCTCGTGGGCGGCGCCAGCCTGCAGGCCTCGAGCTTCATCACCATCGCCAAGAAGTCGGCCGCGCGCAGCGGCGCTTCGAAGGAGTAG